Proteins from one Bifidobacterium sp. ESL0732 genomic window:
- a CDS encoding CCA tRNA nucleotidyltransferase gives MEFEVWPEAIELGHMFAEQGYELSLVGGPVRDLLLHRKSHDLDFCSSARPEQFEPILKRFGHDGFWDMGRKFGTLGAMRRRKDGTEVKVEVTTYRSDKYDPDSRKPVVEYGDSLEGDLSRRDFTVNAMALRVPDLQFVDPFGGANDLAKGILRTPVNPRQSFEDDPLRMMRAVRFVAQLGFRIEPDTAEAITDMVDRISIVSAERVRDEITKLLLSERPHEGIEALVDSGLADIVLPEIPALKLEIDEHHRHKDVFEHTLMVLDRAIALETGPDGPVPRPDLTLRLAALLHDIGKPATRRFEPHGKVSFHHHDVVGAKMVRKRLKALRFDHHIVSDVSELVNLHLRFHGYVDEPWTDSAVRRYVKDSGHLYERLNRLTRADATTQNKRKALMFSEAMDELEARVKELKEQEDFDSIRPDVNGNEIIEILGIKPGPAVGRAYKHMLDYRLDHGPADHDTAVAELKRWAGEEGLSA, from the coding sequence GTGGAGTTTGAGGTGTGGCCTGAGGCCATTGAGCTGGGGCACATGTTCGCGGAGCAGGGCTACGAGCTTTCGCTGGTGGGCGGGCCCGTGCGCGACCTGCTGTTGCACCGCAAAAGTCACGACCTCGATTTCTGTTCCTCCGCCCGACCTGAGCAGTTCGAACCGATTCTCAAGCGTTTCGGTCACGATGGTTTCTGGGATATGGGCCGCAAGTTCGGCACCTTGGGCGCGATGCGGCGTCGCAAGGACGGTACCGAAGTCAAGGTCGAAGTCACCACCTACCGCTCCGATAAATATGATCCCGATTCCCGCAAGCCGGTCGTTGAGTATGGGGACTCGCTGGAAGGTGACCTTTCGCGGCGCGATTTCACCGTCAACGCGATGGCGTTGCGCGTGCCCGACCTGCAATTCGTCGACCCGTTCGGCGGCGCTAACGATTTGGCCAAAGGTATTTTGCGTACGCCGGTCAATCCGCGGCAGTCTTTCGAGGACGACCCGCTGCGTATGATGCGCGCGGTGCGGTTCGTCGCCCAGCTTGGCTTCCGCATCGAGCCGGACACCGCCGAAGCCATCACCGATATGGTCGATCGTATTTCCATCGTCTCCGCCGAGCGCGTGCGCGACGAGATCACCAAGCTGTTGCTTTCCGAACGTCCGCACGAGGGCATCGAGGCGTTGGTCGATTCCGGTTTGGCTGATATTGTATTACCGGAGATTCCGGCGCTGAAACTGGAGATCGACGAGCATCATCGCCACAAGGACGTTTTCGAGCACACGCTGATGGTGCTCGACCGCGCGATTGCATTGGAAACCGGCCCCGATGGCCCCGTACCTAGGCCCGACTTGACGTTGCGCTTGGCTGCCCTCCTGCACGACATCGGCAAGCCAGCGACCCGTCGTTTCGAGCCTCACGGCAAAGTGAGCTTCCACCATCACGACGTGGTAGGCGCGAAAATGGTACGCAAGCGCCTGAAAGCGTTGCGTTTCGACCACCATATCGTCTCCGACGTGAGCGAACTGGTGAACCTGCATCTGCGGTTCCACGGCTACGTCGATGAGCCTTGGACGGATTCGGCTGTTCGCCGGTATGTCAAGGATTCCGGCCATCTTTACGAGCGCTTGAACCGCCTTACTCGCGCCGACGCCACTACGCAGAACAAGCGCAAGGCGTTGATGTTCTCTGAGGCGATGGACGAGCTCGAGGCTCGTGTCAAGGAGCTTAAGGAGCAGGAAGACTTCGATTCGATTCGCCCTGATGTCAACGGCAACGAGATCATCGAAATTCTTGGAATCAAGCCGGGCCCGGCCGTCGGCCGCGCCTACAAGCACATGCTCGATTACCGTTTGGATCACGGTCCTGCCGATCACGATACCGCCGTCGCGGAGCTCAAGCGTTGGGCTGGCGAAGAGGGATTAAGCGCCTGA
- a CDS encoding LytR C-terminal domain-containing protein, with amino-acid sequence MQQYSDERQARKQYVHHRQVRVFSTIAAILVVALVVSVFVFFHTIGKSNADVPQAQTNYGAPLVCATNDPKKSPVAYMQNGNVEVNVLNGTKAVGLARAVGDALVNRHFNVSSVGDFTSRKVERTTIYYGMNNIAQAYTVYSNFTDAKLVMDNRQDGVVSLVIGSTFNDLTKKGATPAAGAQIKNIKGCTLPSKVDQAKLPQDFRQPKK; translated from the coding sequence ATGCAGCAATATAGTGACGAACGCCAGGCACGCAAGCAGTATGTGCATCACCGTCAGGTACGCGTGTTTTCAACGATCGCAGCCATCCTAGTCGTGGCGCTAGTGGTTTCAGTCTTCGTATTTTTCCATACGATCGGCAAAAGCAACGCCGATGTGCCGCAGGCACAAACCAATTACGGAGCGCCGCTCGTTTGCGCTACCAATGATCCGAAAAAAAGTCCGGTAGCCTATATGCAAAACGGCAACGTAGAGGTCAACGTACTCAACGGAACCAAAGCGGTCGGCCTCGCCAGAGCGGTCGGTGACGCTTTGGTCAACCGGCATTTCAACGTATCCAGCGTCGGAGATTTCACTTCTCGAAAAGTCGAACGGACCACCATCTACTACGGAATGAACAATATTGCGCAAGCCTATACGGTCTATAGCAATTTCACCGACGCAAAACTGGTGATGGACAATAGGCAAGATGGGGTTGTGAGCCTGGTCATCGGTTCGACGTTCAACGATCTGACGAAAAAAGGCGCGACGCCCGCCGCCGGTGCCCAGATCAAGAACATCAAGGGTTGCACGCTGCCAAGCAAGGTCGACCAGGCAAAGCTCCCTCAGGATTTCCGCCAGCCCAAGAAGTAA
- a CDS encoding rRNA adenine dimethyltransferase family protein — translation MSEQTTDGDSLTDEATAHTGHLLGAGDIRRIAADAGISPTKKFGQNFVIDPGTVRRIVREAGVTADTHVLEVGPGLGSLTLALLETGAAVTAVEIDPALAARLPRTIAEFMPEATDRLTVVTADAMSLSPETLPEFAADNVSRRNQNHSATNTSTGSDADDTDDKPSSNIEENEQTQRETSPADRNADTEKSLSDQPNATDGNPFTLVSNLPYNVATPILLTLLEQFDNLDHFLVMVQKEVADRLAAKPSSKIYGTPSVKLAWYGRAERVGLVGRNVFWPAPNVDSALVSFKRYDENEQNKLASKASREKVFQLIDAAFSQRRKTLHAALKKLVPAEAFAKAGIDPTRRGETLTIHEFVALAAAAI, via the coding sequence ATGAGTGAGCAGACAACGGACGGGGACAGTTTGACAGACGAGGCGACGGCACATACCGGCCACCTGCTGGGCGCAGGGGATATCAGGCGGATCGCGGCGGACGCCGGCATCAGCCCGACCAAGAAATTCGGACAAAACTTTGTCATCGACCCAGGCACGGTGCGGCGCATTGTGCGCGAAGCCGGCGTTACCGCCGATACGCACGTGCTTGAAGTCGGGCCGGGGTTGGGCTCGCTTACACTGGCTTTGCTTGAAACTGGAGCTGCGGTCACCGCTGTCGAAATTGACCCGGCGCTGGCGGCACGTCTGCCGAGAACCATCGCCGAATTCATGCCAGAAGCAACCGACCGACTTACTGTGGTCACCGCTGATGCGATGAGTCTGAGTCCCGAAACGCTGCCGGAGTTTGCGGCGGACAATGTTTCTCGTCGTAACCAAAATCATTCGGCAACCAATACCAGCACGGGCTCAGATGCCGACGATACCGATGACAAGCCATCGTCGAACATCGAGGAAAACGAACAGACACAACGCGAAACCTCGCCCGCTGACCGCAATGCCGATACCGAAAAATCACTATCTGACCAACCAAATGCCACTGACGGCAATCCGTTCACGCTCGTTTCCAATTTGCCATACAATGTGGCGACGCCAATACTGCTTACACTGCTCGAACAATTCGATAATCTTGATCATTTCCTCGTGATGGTACAGAAGGAAGTGGCCGACCGGCTCGCGGCCAAACCGAGTTCCAAAATCTACGGCACTCCGAGCGTGAAACTGGCATGGTATGGCCGGGCCGAGCGTGTGGGGTTGGTTGGCCGCAACGTCTTCTGGCCTGCACCGAACGTCGATTCCGCACTGGTTTCGTTCAAGCGTTACGACGAAAACGAGCAAAACAAACTGGCCTCGAAAGCCAGCCGCGAGAAGGTGTTCCAGCTTATCGACGCCGCTTTCAGCCAACGCCGCAAGACCCTGCATGCAGCCTTGAAGAAGCTGGTACCAGCGGAAGCATTCGCAAAAGCCGGCATCGATCCAACGAGACGCGGCGAGACTCTGACGATCCATGAATTCGTTGCGTTGGCCGCCGCCGCAATCTAG
- a CDS encoding G5 domain-containing protein, with protein MARRWTPRRFVTLRRVRVAICVGVVLLASIVFFAISARKTVALTVNGQTKTVTTYSASVPRFLESQGVKTKSHDFIDSTDDKAGLKNHDVVTVRSAYQATINIEGQDVPFWTYATSANQLLGFFKANDKNATKVSVNVTNVYNQLTGGFVINKAGPVTVIADGKTSVAPNGKLTAASILDSKNITIGKEDRVNVSEEDGQTILRVQRVTHGQETKDVAVPFATRTIVDPNLQPGQTEIRQAGQNGNKQQTYDVTYVDGQAESSTLKSETITQAPLEEIVAVGPAAPATPAPSAGGSDNGNSGTGSNSDSESGKSKDKNNGKDNSSNSTPSAPAPSAPAEQPSQPSQPSTPAPAPTPTPAPAPAPSAPSGGGGLWHPTPGQAQDYASAVAAQIGWTGSNWDNLVWIWNHESGWRWDAQNPSSTAYGIPQILYYNEYTSETDWRDNAATQIAAGITYIRGRYGDPNGARVFWNAHNWY; from the coding sequence ATGGCACGTCGATGGACTCCACGACGGTTCGTCACATTGCGCAGGGTTCGCGTAGCGATTTGTGTGGGAGTAGTGCTGCTGGCCAGCATCGTCTTCTTCGCCATTTCCGCACGTAAAACCGTCGCCCTGACGGTCAACGGGCAGACCAAAACGGTCACGACCTATTCTGCTTCTGTGCCCAGATTCCTCGAATCACAAGGTGTAAAAACCAAATCTCACGATTTCATCGACTCCACCGACGATAAGGCAGGCCTCAAAAACCACGACGTGGTCACCGTGCGCAGCGCCTACCAGGCCACCATCAACATTGAGGGCCAGGATGTGCCCTTCTGGACGTACGCCACCAGCGCCAACCAGCTGCTCGGCTTCTTCAAGGCCAATGACAAGAACGCCACGAAGGTGTCGGTCAACGTCACCAACGTATACAACCAGCTCACCGGCGGATTCGTAATCAACAAGGCCGGCCCGGTCACCGTCATCGCCGACGGCAAGACCAGCGTGGCACCCAACGGCAAGCTTACGGCCGCCTCGATTCTCGATTCCAAGAACATCACCATCGGCAAGGAAGACCGCGTCAACGTGAGCGAGGAAGACGGGCAGACCATCCTGCGGGTCCAACGCGTCACGCACGGGCAGGAGACGAAGGACGTCGCCGTGCCGTTCGCTACACGCACCATCGTCGATCCCAACCTGCAACCCGGCCAAACCGAGATTCGTCAAGCAGGCCAGAACGGCAACAAGCAGCAGACCTACGACGTCACCTACGTCGACGGTCAGGCCGAAAGCTCGACGCTCAAATCGGAAACCATTACACAGGCGCCGCTCGAAGAGATTGTGGCCGTCGGGCCCGCAGCGCCTGCCACTCCTGCACCTTCTGCTGGAGGCAGCGACAATGGCAATTCCGGCACTGGTTCAAATAGCGACAGCGAGTCCGGTAAGAGCAAAGACAAGAACAATGGCAAGGACAACTCCAGCAACTCGACTCCTTCCGCTCCCGCGCCTTCAGCACCTGCGGAGCAGCCGAGCCAACCGTCTCAGCCTTCAACGCCTGCTCCAGCTCCAACTCCAACTCCAGCGCCTGCACCTGCACCTTCAGCTCCTTCTGGCGGCGGTGGTCTCTGGCATCCGACCCCAGGCCAGGCACAGGACTACGCCAGCGCAGTGGCGGCACAGATCGGATGGACCGGAAGTAATTGGGATAATCTCGTCTGGATTTGGAACCATGAATCAGGGTGGCGCTGGGACGCTCAGAATCCAAGCTCCACTGCTTACGGCATCCCGCAAATCCTTTATTACAACGAATACACCAGCGAGACCGACTGGCGGGATAACGCCGCCACGCAGATTGCCGCAGGCATAACTTATATCAGAGGCCGCTACGGTGACCCTAATGGTGCACGAGTTTTCTGGAACGCACACAACTGGTATTAA